Proteins co-encoded in one Pseudopipra pipra isolate bDixPip1 chromosome 12, bDixPip1.hap1, whole genome shotgun sequence genomic window:
- the HACD3 gene encoding very-long-chain (3R)-3-hydroxyacyl-CoA dehydratase 3, whose amino-acid sequence MAGPSLRPHVHWAQRHRQIFLRVELSDVRNPDITITDNVLHFRAQGHGAKGDNIYEFEIEFLEPVEPKPVCRVTQRQLNITVQKKESNWWERLTKQEKRPLFLAPDFDRWLDESDAEMELKEKEEEKINKMKIESRVPKDPFKHLKKGYLIMYNLVQFLGFSWIFVNMTVRLFILGKDSFYDTFHTISDMMYFCQTLALMEIMNSLIGLVRSPLIPSVVQIFGRNFVLFVILGSLEEMQSKPVVFFIFYFWSITELFRYPYYMLSCIGIEWKPLTWLRYTVWIPLYPLGGLSEAVCIVQSIPIFSETGKFSLGLPNPLNVTIQFPFVLQIYLIALFLGIFVNFRHLYKQRKQHLGPKKRKMK is encoded by the exons ATGGCGGGGCCCAGCCTGAGGCCGCACGTGCACTGGGCACAGCGGCACCGCCAGATCTTCCTCAGGGTGGAGCTCAGCGACGTGCGG AACCCGGACATCACCATCACCGACAATGTCCTGCACTTCAGAG CTCAGGGTCATGGTGCCAAAGGGGACAACATCTACGAATTTGAGATCGAGTTCCTTGAGCCTGTCGAGCCTAAA CCTGTGTGCAGGGTGACCCAGAGGCAGCTGAACATCACTGTGCAGAAGAAAGAGAGTAACTGGTGGGAGAGACTCACCAAGCAAGAGAAGCGGCCGCTGTTCCTGGCCCCCGACTTCGACCGCTGGCTGGACGAGTCGGACGCGGAAAtggagctgaaggagaag gaagaagaaaagattaacaaaatgaaaatagaatCCAGAGTCCCAAAAGACC CTTTCAAACACCTAAAGAAGGGATATTTGATCATGTATAATCTTGTGCAGTTTCTGGGATTCTCTTGGATTTTTGTGAACATGACAGTACGACTGTTCATCTTAGGAAAAG ATTCCTTCTATGACACAttccacactatttctgatatgATGTATTTCTGTCAGACCCTGGCATTAATGGAGATCATGAATTCACTAATAGGACTGGTCAGATCCCCTCTGATACCTTCTGTTGTGCAG atatttggaaggaattttgttttgtttgttatcCTTGGAAGCCTGGAGGAAATGCAGAGCAAACCTGTGGTGTTCTTCATATTTTACTTCTGGAGCATCACTGAGCTGTTCAG GTATCCCTATTACATGCTTTCCTGCATTGGAATTGAATGGAAACCACTGACCTGGCTGCGTTACACTGTCTGGATCCCTCTCTACCCCTTAGGGGGCTTGTCAGAAG CTGTCTGCATCGTCCAATCCATCCCAATCTTCAGTGAAACAGGGAAATTTAGTCTGGGATTGCCAAACCCACTGAATGTCACAATCCAGTTCCCATTTGTGCTTCAAATATATCTTATAGCCCTGTTTTTAG GGATATTTGTAAACTTCCGTCACCTCTACAAGCAAAGGAAACAGCACCTTGGAccaaagaagaggaagatgaagtgA
- the INTS14 gene encoding integrator complex subunit 14 gives MPTVVVMDVSLSMTRPVAVEGSEEYQRKHLAAHGLTMLFEHMATNYKLEFTALVVFSSLWELMVPFTRDYNTLQEALSNMDDYDKTCLESALLGVCNIVQQEWGAAIPCQVVLVTDGCLGIGRGSLRHSLATHNQRSDSNRFPLPFPFPSKLYVMCMANLEELQSTDSLDCLERLIDLNNGEGQIFTIDGPLCLKNVQSMFGKLIDLAYTPFHAVLKCGHLASDVQVFPRPEPFIIDEEIDPIPKAINTDLEIVGFVDIADISSPPVLSRHLVLPIALNREGDEVGPGITDDTEDENSANQIAGKIPNFCVLLHGSLKVEGMVAVVQLGPEWYGMLYSQADSKKKSNLMMSLFEPGPEPLPWLGKMAQLGPISDAKENPYGEDDNKSPFPLQPKNKRSYAQNVTVWIKPSGLQTDVQKILRNARKLPEKTQTFYKELNRLRKAALAFGFLELLKGVADMLERECTLLPDTAHPDAAFQLTHAAQQLKVASTGASEYAAYDHNIAPLQTDFSSSSTERM, from the exons ATGCCCACGGTGGTGGTGATGGACGTGTCCCTGTCCATGACCCGGCCCGTGGCCGTGGAGGGCTCCGAGGAGTATCAGCGCAAGCACCTGGCGGCCCACGGGCTCACCATGCTCTTCGAGCACATGGCCACCAACTACAAGCTGGAGTTCACGGCCCTCGTGGTGTTCTCATCGCTCTGGGAGCTGATGGTGCCCTTTACGAGGGACTACAACACGCTGCAG GAAGCCCTGAGTAACATGGATGATTATGACAAAACCTGCCTGGAGTCAGCACTGCTGGGGGTTTGCAACATTGTCCAGCAGGAATGGGGGGCAGCAATTCCATGCCAG GTTGTCCTTGTCACCGACGGCTGCCTGGGCATCGGCCGCGGCTCCCTGCGCCACTCCCTGGCCACGCACAACCAGCGCAGCGACAGCAACCGCTTCCCGCTGCCCTTCCCCTTCCCGTCCAAGCTCTACGTCATGTGCATGGCCAACCTGGAAGAG CTTCAAAGCACAGATTCCTTGGACTGCCTGGAAAGGCTCATTGATTTAAACAATGGGGAAGGGCAGATTTTCACCATTGATGGCCCCCTGTGCCTGAAGAATGTGCAGTCAATGTTTGG AAAGCTGATAGACCTGGCTTACACACCATTCCATGCTGTTCTCAAGTGTGGCCACTTAGCATCTGATGTGCAAGTATTTCCCAGGCCTGAGCCTTTCATTATAGATGAGGAGATAGACCCCATTCCTAAAGCAATTAATACAG ATCTAGAAATTGTTGGGTTTGTAGACATAGCTGACATTTCCAGCCCTCCTGTCTTGTCCAGACACTTGGTACTGCCCATTGCACTTAACAGAG AAGGGGATGAGGTGGGACCTGGGATCACAGATGACACCGAAGATGAGAATTCAGCAAATCAGATTGCTGGGAAAATCCCcaacttctgtgttttattaCATGGCAGCCTCAAAGTGGAAGGCATGGTGGCTGTCGTCCAGTTGGG GCCAGAGTGGTATGGAATGCTTTATTCACAAGCTGATAGCAAGAAGAAATCAAACCTCATGATGTCACTCTTTGAGCCTGGTCCTGAGCCCCTGCCATGGCTGGGGAAGATGGCACAGCTTGGCCCCATTTCAG atgCAAAAGAAAATCCTTATGGGGAGGATGACAACAAGAGCCCTTTCCCCTTGCAGCCCAAGAACAAGCGCAGCTACGcccagaatgtcacagtctggaTTAAACCAAGTGGCCTCCAG ACAGATGTACAGAAGATCTTGAGAAATGCAAGGAAACTCCCTGAAAAAACTCAGACCTTCTATAAA GAGCTGAACCGCTTGCGGAAGGCAGCGCTGGCCTTCGGgttcctggagctgctgaaggGCGTGGCGGACATGCTGGAGAGGGAGTGCACCCTCCTCCCCGACACCGCCCACCCCGACGCCGCCTTCCAGCTCACCCACGCGGCACAGCAGCTCAAGGTGGCGAGCACCGGAGCCTCGGAATACGCCGCCTACGACCACAACATTGCCCCTCTGCAGACAgacttttccagcagcagcactgagaggATGTGA